One Oenanthe melanoleuca isolate GR-GAL-2019-014 chromosome 3, OMel1.0, whole genome shotgun sequence DNA segment encodes these proteins:
- the RSAD2 gene encoding S-adenosylmethionine-dependent nucleotide dehydratase RSAD2 produces the protein MQLALLARLLSVGRAVLAALRGRLGALCWSLAPLSLSLSLSLPGWRDSAPRPRREQEWDDALPTPTSVNYHFTRQCNYKCGFCFHTAKTSFVLPLEEAKRGLAMLKEAGMEKINFSGGEPFLQDRGEFVGKLVQFCKQELELPSVSIVSNGSRIRKQWFEQYGEYLDILAISCDSFDEDVNILIGRRQGKKNHVENLHKLRQWCREYAVAFKINSVINRFNVEEDMNEQIKALNPVRWKVFQCLLIEGENSGEDALREAEKFVISDEDFDRFLDRHKGVSCLVPESNQKMRDSYLILDEYMRFLNCRNGRKEPSKSILDVGVEEAIKFSGFDEKMFLRRGGKYVWSKADMKLDW, from the exons atgcagctggccctgctggcccgGCTGCTGTCCGTCGGGCGGGCGGTGCTGGCGGCGCTGCGAGGGCGCCTGGGCGcgctgtgctggagcctggctcccctgtccctgtccctgtccctgtccctgcccggCTGGCGGGACTCGGCCCCCCGGCCGCGGCGGGAGCAGGAATGGGACGATGCGCTGCCGACGCCCACCAGCGTCAATTACCACTTCACCCGGCAATGCAACTACAAGTGCGGCTTCTGCTTCCACACGGCCAAGACCTCCTTCGTGCTGCCCCTGGAGGAGGCCAAGCGGGGGCTGGCCATGCTCAAGGAAGCAG GAATGGAGAAGATCAATTTCTCGGGAGGAGAACCGTTCCTTCAGGACAGAGGCGAATTTGTGGGCAAACTGGTCCAGTTTTGCAAGCAGGAGTTGGAGCTCCCCAGCGTCAGCATTGTCAGCAATGGCAGCCGGATCAGAAAGCAGTGGTTCGAGCAGTACG GTGAATATTTAGATATTCTGGCAATTTCATGTGATAGTTTTGATGAGGATGTCAACATTTTAATTGGCCGTCGTCAGGGAAAGAAGAACCATGTGGAAAATCTGCATAAACTGAGACAGTGGTGCCGAGAGTATGctgttgcttttaaaataaattcagtcaTCAACAGATTTAATGTTGAGGAAGATATGAATGAGCAGATCAAGGCACTCAACCCTGTGCGCTGGAAG GTATTCCAGTGCCTGCTTATTGAAGGGGAGAACAGTGGTGAGGATGCTctaagagaagcagaaaaatttgTTATCAGTGATGAAGATTTTGATCGATTCCTGGATCGTCACAAAGGTGTCTCCTGTTTGGTACCTGAATCTAATCAGAAG ATGAGGGATTCATACCTCATTCTGGATGAATAT ATGCGTTTTCTAAACTGTAGAAATGGACGGAAAGAACCTTCCAAGTCCATCCTGGATGTTGGTGTAGAAGAAGCTATAAAATTCAGTGGATTTGATGAGAAGATGTTCCtaagaagaggaggaaagtaTGTGTGGAGTAAAGCTGATATGAAACTGGACTGGTGA
- the CMPK2 gene encoding UMP-CMP kinase 2, mitochondrial, with protein sequence MLRRCAPGSPGSRPVRALPTSARALRQRLRQCAERIPEAEAVLDLLEKCPEHQKKGGFPVIVFEGLDATGKTTVTQAVKDTLNGVLLRSPPACISHWRTVFDDEPTPIKRAFYAAGNYILASEIAKASTQAPVIIDRYWHSTAAYTIATETSGKVQDLPPAQDEVYQWPEDLLKPDLVLLLTVDPEERVRRLQRRGLEKTKEEAELEANSLFRQRVEESYRRMVNPACQEVDASPSKEEVLKTVLQVIKEHCAF encoded by the exons ATGCTGCGGCGCTGTGCCCCGGGCTCACCGGGCTCCCGGCCCGTCCGTGCCCTGCCGACCTCCGCCCGCGCCCTCCGCCAGCGGCTGCGCCAG TGTGCAGAACGCATCCCAGAGGCTGAAGCAGTACTCGACCTGCTGGAGAAATGTCCAGAGCaccaaaaaaaaggaggttttCCTGTCATAGTTTTTGAGGGGCTGGATGCCACAG GCAAGACCACGGTGACCCAGGCTGTTAAGGACACCCTGAACGGTGTTCTGCTGAGATCCCCACCAGCTTGCATCAGCCACTGGAGGACTGTATTTGATGATGAGCCAACACCCATTAAAAGAGCATTTTATGCTGCAGGCAACTACATTCTGGCTTCAGAGATAGCAAAAGCATCCACTCAGGCACCTGTGATCATAGACAG AtactggcacagcacagctgcctaCACAATTGCCACCGAAACAAGTGGGAAAGTCCAGGATCTTCCACCAGCTCAAGATGAGGTGTATCAGTGGCCTGAAGATCTGCTTAAACCTGATCTTGTTCTTCTCCTGACTGTTGACCCTGAGGAACGGGTCCGGAGACTTCAGCGTCGGGGGCTGGAGAAAACCAaggaggaggctgagctggaagcCAACAGCTTGTTTCGCCAGAG aGTTGAGGAGTCATACAGAAGGATGGTGAATCCTGCATGCCAAGAGGTTGATGCCAGCCCCTCCAAGGAAGAGGTTCTCAAGACTGTTCTACAAGTAATTAAGGAACACTGTGCTTTTTGA